One window from the genome of Paenibacillus azoreducens encodes:
- a CDS encoding DMT family transporter yields the protein MAWAAVVLAGICEVIGVIAIKGVTQKKGWTAYAMLFASFAGSFALLSYAMNTLAMGTAYAVWTGIGTVGSTLTGMFLFGEPKEWRRLLFISMILGSAVGLKLIS from the coding sequence ATGGCTTGGGCAGCAGTTGTGCTTGCAGGAATATGTGAAGTGATCGGCGTCATCGCCATCAAAGGGGTCACGCAAAAGAAAGGCTGGACCGCTTACGCGATGCTGTTCGCATCGTTTGCCGGAAGCTTCGCGCTCCTGTCCTACGCCATGAATACCCTGGCGATGGGAACGGCGTATGCGGTGTGGACCGGGATTGGAACGGTCGGAAGCACGCTAACCGGCATGTTTCTGTTCGGGGAACCGAAGGAATGGCGCCGTTTATTGTTTATCTCCATGATTCTCGGTTCGGCCGTAGGTCTGAAATTAATTTCGTAA
- a CDS encoding carboxymuconolactone decarboxylase family protein — translation MTLRFNYRAVSPHVYQAMVNLQKADSASSIDPVLRELIKIRVSQINGCSFCLDMHAKDLLKLGDYQDHILLLNVWREAPLYSGRERAALELAEAVTRISEQGVSEAVYKRVREHYDENEYMELILAVNTINSWNRIAISTGMFPGCFS, via the coding sequence ATGACACTAAGATTTAATTACCGGGCTGTAAGCCCCCATGTATATCAAGCAATGGTCAATCTGCAAAAAGCCGACTCGGCAAGCTCGATCGATCCGGTGCTGCGCGAGCTGATCAAAATCCGCGTATCCCAGATCAACGGCTGTTCATTTTGCCTTGATATGCACGCCAAGGATCTGCTCAAACTCGGCGATTATCAGGATCATATTCTGCTGCTGAACGTTTGGCGGGAAGCGCCCCTCTATTCCGGCCGCGAGCGGGCGGCTTTGGAACTGGCTGAAGCGGTGACGCGCATTTCTGAACAAGGCGTGTCGGAAGCGGTGTACAAACGCGTCAGGGAACATTATGATGAAAATGAATACATGGAACTTATTTTGGCCGTCAATACGATAAACAGCTGGAACCGGATCGCGATTTCGACAGGAATGTTCCCGGGATGCTTTTCATGA
- a CDS encoding TetR/AcrR family transcriptional regulator, whose amino-acid sequence MSEKLADKKKQILKTALQLFSTKGISSTSMQEIAEYCGMSKGSLYLHFKSKEELEQSIYLYCEGMIRDSVMQVEQEHLLTPKEQLHKQVEVLLNRLEELREFAIMQLHDQHMGGKKPAISQCLREKHIHAFNWFHHKLVQIYGEDISPYTMDLTMFMTGMLTGYIRALMIPGLPLNVHRMAEHLIHLLDDVAASTLRDQREPLVSMQVWSKWVEQFMVNPDKPRHPLMVTKQMKDQLKDIAMDESSREFALESIQIVEKELLELEPRKAILVGMMSNLEQIQELAPLSGELKDIYQLYLSSRPDRT is encoded by the coding sequence TTGTCTGAGAAACTAGCGGACAAAAAGAAGCAAATTTTGAAGACTGCCCTGCAGCTGTTTTCCACCAAAGGAATCTCGTCCACCTCCATGCAGGAAATCGCCGAATATTGCGGGATGTCCAAAGGGAGCCTTTATCTCCACTTCAAGTCGAAAGAAGAGTTGGAACAAAGCATCTATCTGTACTGTGAAGGAATGATCCGCGATAGCGTCATGCAGGTGGAGCAGGAGCATCTTCTGACTCCCAAAGAACAGCTTCACAAGCAGGTGGAAGTTCTTCTGAACCGGCTGGAGGAATTGCGTGAATTCGCCATCATGCAGCTGCATGACCAGCATATGGGCGGCAAGAAACCCGCTATATCTCAATGCTTGCGCGAGAAGCACATCCATGCTTTCAATTGGTTCCATCATAAATTGGTCCAGATTTACGGTGAGGACATTTCCCCTTATACGATGGATCTGACGATGTTTATGACCGGAATGCTCACCGGATATATCCGCGCGCTGATGATTCCCGGGCTGCCTTTGAATGTGCACCGGATGGCGGAGCATCTGATCCATCTGCTGGATGACGTGGCTGCAAGCACGCTTCGTGATCAGAGGGAACCGCTCGTGTCGATGCAGGTGTGGTCGAAATGGGTGGAACAATTTATGGTGAACCCCGACAAGCCGCGGCATCCGCTGATGGTGACCAAACAGATGAAAGATCAGTTGAAAGACATCGCTATGGATGAATCCAGCCGGGAATTTGCTCTCGAGTCCATTCAGATTGTAGAAAAAGAGCTGCTTGAACTCGAACCGCGTAAAGCCATACTCGTCGGGATGATGAGCAATCTGGAACAAATTCAGGAGCTCGCTCCGCTGAGCGGGGAACTGAAGGACATCTACCAGCTTTATTTATCCTCAAGACCCGACCGTACATGA
- a CDS encoding DMT family transporter: protein MNRHWLLVVLSGAVEVLWVTGLKHSTHIWEWLLTALAIAISFYLIINASKHLPVGTVYAVFTGLGTAGTVLTEMIVFGEPFSWLKTLLILVLLAGVIGLKLITGQEAADTKKGADA from the coding sequence ATGAACCGGCATTGGTTATTAGTTGTACTGAGCGGCGCCGTGGAAGTGTTATGGGTAACCGGCCTCAAGCATTCTACTCACATCTGGGAATGGCTGCTCACGGCACTTGCGATAGCGATAAGCTTTTATCTCATTATTAATGCCTCGAAGCATCTCCCTGTGGGCACGGTTTACGCGGTCTTCACAGGTCTTGGAACAGCCGGCACGGTGCTGACGGAAATGATCGTTTTCGGCGAACCGTTCAGTTGGTTGAAGACACTGCTTATTCTCGTGCTGCTCGCAGGCGTTATCGGACTGAAACTGATCACGGGGCAAGAAGCGGCAGACACCAAGAAGGGAGCGGATGCGTAA
- the ychF gene encoding redox-regulated ATPase YchF, which yields MALKAGIVGLPNVGKSTLFNAITQAGAESANYPFCTIDPNVGVVEVPDERLDKLTELVQPNKTVPTAFEFVDIAGLVRGASKGEGLGNKFLAHIREVDAIVHVVRCFEDENITHVDGKVNPVSDIQTINLELILADLESVDKRIERARKNMKGGNKQYEQEVAVLERVKEALYNDQPARSVELSDDEKAIVRDLHLLTLKPVLYAANLSEDGVADADNNPYVQQVREFAAAENAEVVPISAKVEAEIAELEGEDKAMFLEEMGLEESGLNRLIKAAYRLLGLYTYFTAGVQEVRAWTIRKGTKAPQAAGVIHTDFERGFIRAEVVSYDDLLAAGSMNAAKERGQLRLEGKEYVVADGDVMHFRFNV from the coding sequence ATGGCTTTGAAAGCAGGTATCGTGGGACTGCCGAACGTCGGCAAATCCACTTTGTTTAATGCGATTACGCAGGCGGGTGCGGAATCCGCCAACTATCCGTTTTGTACGATTGACCCGAATGTAGGCGTGGTGGAAGTACCGGATGAGCGTCTGGACAAGCTGACAGAGCTTGTACAGCCTAACAAAACGGTTCCGACCGCTTTTGAGTTCGTAGATATCGCCGGCCTCGTGCGCGGCGCAAGCAAAGGCGAAGGGCTGGGCAACAAATTTTTGGCCCATATCCGTGAAGTGGACGCCATCGTGCATGTGGTCAGATGTTTTGAAGACGAAAATATTACCCATGTCGACGGCAAGGTTAATCCTGTCAGCGACATCCAGACCATCAATCTGGAGCTGATCCTGGCCGATCTGGAGAGCGTCGACAAACGGATCGAACGCGCCCGCAAAAACATGAAGGGCGGCAACAAGCAATACGAGCAGGAAGTGGCCGTGCTTGAGCGTGTAAAAGAAGCGCTGTACAACGATCAGCCTGCGCGCAGCGTGGAGCTGTCCGATGACGAGAAAGCTATCGTGCGCGACTTGCATCTGCTTACGCTGAAGCCGGTTCTTTATGCGGCCAACCTCAGTGAAGACGGAGTAGCCGATGCGGACAACAATCCGTACGTGCAGCAGGTCAGAGAATTTGCCGCGGCGGAGAATGCCGAGGTTGTGCCGATCAGCGCCAAGGTTGAGGCGGAAATCGCCGAGCTTGAAGGGGAAGACAAAGCTATGTTCCTGGAGGAGATGGGTCTGGAGGAATCCGGCTTGAATCGCCTCATTAAAGCGGCCTACCGTCTGCTTGGCTTGTATACGTACTTCACGGCAGGCGTTCAGGAAGTGCGTGCATGGACGATCCGCAAGGGGACCAAAGCGCCGCAGGCGGCGGGCGTCATCCATACGGATTTCGAGCGTGGTTTTATCCGCGCCGAGGTCGTTTCTTATGATGATCTATTGGCCGCAGGCAGCATGAACGCAGCCAAAGAGCGCGGTCAGCTTCGCCTGGAGGGCAAAGAATACGTCGTCGCTGACGGGGATGTAATGCATTTCCGTTTTAACGTGTAA
- a CDS encoding phytoene desaturase family protein, with protein sequence MRHQAVVIGAGFGGLACAIILASKGWKVKVLERQQAPGGKLQRIQREGYTFDRGLSSITMPHMFRSLFEKAGADLEDYIGLYELEPRSRNIFADGSVVDMSRDAEKMKDQISTFSPTDALQYESFLRESAELYQLSEEHFMNRLLSNWKERANPAMLRNFLRARPATSLQSLLRRYFNHPNTLAMLSRYSTVAGSSPQQSPSIFALLGHVEARMGVHGVRGGTYSIVEAMVRLALELGVEIITGSEAKHIAVRKGRVAGVESDSGFYGTDTVIAAGDLLTMNRDLLDEKDRPSMRDDKIRSYKLSHSSFVLLAGVPRQYSKLLHHTIFFPESYTREFQEIFEYGQPPRHPALYVCYSGYSEKGLAPEGSSNLYISAKVPYLTPLTDWEKEAKSYGENILSDLQNYGLTDIDKYDVVELYTPQNIAADTLAYKGSAYGISYNSLRQTFFRPGHRSKDVEGLWFVGGIGYFGGSTPLVTLAGRLVGEYIDAYKV encoded by the coding sequence ATGAGACATCAAGCCGTTGTGATCGGTGCGGGGTTTGGCGGATTGGCTTGTGCAATTATCCTTGCTTCCAAAGGCTGGAAGGTTAAAGTGCTTGAACGCCAGCAAGCGCCGGGCGGGAAGCTGCAGCGCATCCAAAGGGAAGGATATACGTTCGACCGTGGCCTCAGTTCGATTACGATGCCGCATATGTTCCGCAGCCTCTTCGAAAAGGCGGGGGCAGACCTGGAGGATTATATCGGATTATACGAACTGGAACCGCGATCAAGGAATATTTTTGCAGACGGATCCGTTGTGGACATGAGCAGGGACGCCGAAAAAATGAAAGATCAAATATCGACCTTCAGTCCGACCGATGCACTTCAATATGAAAGTTTCCTGCGGGAATCCGCCGAGCTGTATCAGCTGTCAGAGGAGCATTTCATGAACCGCTTGCTTTCAAACTGGAAGGAAAGGGCAAATCCGGCGATGCTGCGCAATTTTCTGCGAGCCAGGCCGGCGACTTCCTTGCAGAGCCTGCTTCGGCGGTATTTCAATCATCCCAATACGCTGGCCATGCTCAGCCGATATTCGACGGTTGCCGGCTCCTCGCCGCAGCAGTCGCCATCCATATTTGCCCTGCTTGGTCACGTGGAGGCCCGGATGGGGGTTCACGGAGTTCGCGGGGGAACGTATTCGATAGTCGAAGCGATGGTCAGGCTTGCGTTGGAGCTCGGAGTGGAGATCATAACCGGATCGGAAGCAAAGCATATTGCAGTTCGTAAAGGCAGAGTAGCCGGGGTTGAGAGCGACAGCGGATTTTACGGGACCGATACGGTGATTGCGGCCGGCGACCTGCTGACGATGAACCGGGATTTGCTCGACGAGAAGGACCGTCCTTCCATGCGCGACGACAAAATCAGAAGTTACAAGCTTTCGCATTCAAGCTTTGTTTTGCTCGCCGGCGTACCCCGTCAATACAGCAAGCTGCTGCATCATACGATCTTTTTTCCGGAATCTTATACCAGGGAATTTCAGGAGATTTTCGAGTACGGGCAGCCTCCGCGTCATCCCGCTTTGTATGTTTGCTATTCGGGCTATTCCGAAAAGGGACTGGCTCCGGAAGGCAGCAGCAACCTGTATATTTCAGCCAAAGTGCCGTATCTGACTCCCTTGACCGACTGGGAGAAGGAAGCGAAATCATACGGTGAAAACATCTTGTCCGATCTCCAAAACTATGGACTAACCGATATTGATAAATACGATGTTGTGGAGCTTTACACCCCGCAGAATATTGCGGCCGACACGCTGGCCTATAAAGGGTCCGCTTATGGCATATCCTACAATTCGCTAAGGCAAACTTTTTTTCGTCCGGGCCACCGCAGCAAGGATGTGGAGGGGCTCTGGTTTGTCGGCGGGATCGGTTATTTCGGCGGCAGCACGCCGCTTGTGACGCTTGCGGGCAGACTTGTAGGTGAATATATCGATGCATATAAGGTATAA
- the fni gene encoding type 2 isopentenyl-diphosphate Delta-isomerase, which yields MDGKIAGNRSLLPEAPTGERKMEHVRLCLNEEVGGVGITSGLERYRFRHNALPETDFNGISLKTSFLDIPVRTPLLISSMTGGSKATGLINERLAAVAEERGWALGVGSIRAAVEREELADTFHVRKHAPTIPVIANLGAVQLNYGFGADECRRAVEIAGANMLVLHLNGLQEVFQPEGNTDFGGLLSRIEQVCKQMHVPVGVKEVGWGIDGETASRLLQAGVDFIDVAGAGGTSWSQVEKFRNKDAVRRAAAEAFAGWGIPTAECIVEVRKVSRQAGLIGSGGLKGGVDAAKVLALGADLAGFGRSVLGPAVESEGALHAALEQVEFELRTAMFGIGAADIAALRGTTRLARNMV from the coding sequence ATGGACGGAAAAATTGCCGGAAACCGATCGCTTCTGCCGGAAGCGCCAACGGGTGAACGGAAAATGGAACATGTGCGGCTTTGTTTGAATGAAGAAGTGGGTGGCGTGGGGATTACGTCCGGGCTGGAAAGATACCGTTTCCGGCATAACGCGCTGCCGGAGACGGATTTTAATGGGATCTCGCTGAAAACATCTTTTTTGGACATCCCAGTACGCACTCCGCTGCTTATCAGCTCAATGACGGGCGGAAGCAAAGCGACGGGATTGATCAATGAACGGCTGGCGGCGGTTGCCGAGGAGCGCGGCTGGGCCTTGGGCGTAGGTTCAATCCGGGCGGCCGTAGAACGGGAAGAGCTGGCGGATACCTTTCATGTACGCAAGCATGCCCCGACGATTCCGGTCATCGCCAATTTGGGTGCGGTTCAGCTCAACTACGGCTTTGGAGCGGATGAATGCCGCCGCGCGGTCGAAATCGCCGGAGCCAACATGCTGGTACTTCACTTGAACGGACTGCAGGAGGTATTTCAGCCTGAAGGCAATACCGATTTTGGCGGTTTGTTGTCACGGATCGAACAGGTGTGCAAGCAGATGCATGTTCCGGTCGGCGTCAAAGAGGTCGGTTGGGGGATTGACGGCGAGACCGCATCACGGCTGCTGCAGGCCGGAGTGGATTTTATAGATGTGGCCGGAGCCGGGGGCACCTCGTGGAGCCAGGTCGAGAAGTTCCGGAATAAGGATGCGGTACGGCGGGCAGCGGCGGAGGCTTTTGCCGGCTGGGGCATCCCGACGGCGGAGTGCATCGTTGAAGTGCGAAAGGTGTCCCGGCAAGCCGGTTTAATTGGCAGCGGGGGTCTGAAGGGCGGCGTGGACGCTGCCAAAGTGCTGGCGCTCGGAGCCGATCTGGCCGGATTTGGCCGCAGCGTGCTGGGACCGGCGGTGGAATCTGAGGGAGCGCTGCATGCCGCTCTAGAGCAGGTGGAATTCGAGCTTCGCACGGCCATGTTCGGCATCGGAGCGGCAGATATCGCGGCACTTCGGGGAACCACGCGATTGGCGCGGAACATGGTGTAG
- a CDS encoding sigma-70 family RNA polymerase sigma factor, with product MTEAVHFESLYRTYRSYALSIAYRMLGLYTDAEDVVQDLFAELALKDTAEIRNMKSYIAKSVTNRCLNLLHSAQKKREEYIGQWLPEPVAGAAGLPELAAEQKDTLSYAYLLMLERLTPTERAVFLLREVFEYDYGQIADITDKTEANCRKIYSRAKKQLQGSELPASPVSNERQKAVITRFADAFLHYDPNTLLELLAEDAVFISDGGGVVRTAIHPISGRERIIRLLTSPKAYRDMRSWKIQMSELNGEISLLFIDGTEVKSIFCFRMTDAGDRLQDIYNLKNPLKLEHLQPIIF from the coding sequence ATGACGGAAGCCGTACATTTCGAATCGCTATACCGCACCTACCGTTCATACGCCTTGTCCATCGCTTACCGTATGCTGGGCTTGTATACGGATGCCGAAGACGTCGTTCAGGATCTGTTTGCCGAACTTGCGCTGAAGGATACGGCGGAAATTCGGAACATGAAGTCCTATATCGCCAAGTCTGTGACGAACCGCTGCCTGAATTTGCTTCATTCCGCGCAGAAGAAGCGCGAGGAATATATCGGCCAGTGGCTGCCCGAACCTGTAGCAGGCGCAGCCGGGCTGCCCGAGCTTGCCGCAGAGCAAAAGGATACTTTATCCTATGCCTACCTCTTGATGCTGGAGCGTCTGACGCCCACGGAACGGGCGGTTTTCCTGCTGCGGGAAGTGTTTGAATACGACTATGGGCAAATCGCGGACATAACGGACAAGACGGAAGCCAACTGCCGCAAAATTTACAGCCGGGCCAAAAAGCAGCTGCAGGGAAGTGAACTCCCCGCATCACCGGTTAGCAATGAACGGCAAAAGGCGGTAATTACGCGGTTTGCGGATGCTTTTCTTCATTATGATCCGAATACGCTGCTTGAATTGCTCGCCGAAGATGCCGTGTTTATCTCTGATGGCGGAGGCGTGGTGCGTACGGCCATCCATCCGATTTCCGGTCGCGAACGCATCATCAGACTGTTGACCTCGCCGAAAGCTTACCGCGATATGCGCAGCTGGAAGATTCAAATGTCCGAGCTTAACGGCGAAATCAGCCTTTTGTTCATCGACGGAACCGAGGTCAAATCCATCTTCTGTTTCCGCATGACGGACGCGGGCGACCGTTTGCAGGATATCTATAATCTCAAAAATCCCCTGAAGCTGGAACATTTGCAACCCATCATCTTTTGA
- a CDS encoding TetR/AcrR family transcriptional regulator encodes MNAKRSLLDTALTHFAREGYEGASLQKIAEDVGIKKPSIYAHFKGKDDLFLCSLKNALKEEKRRIVRYFFSRRNLPLEKSLFEMLEFLQEEYTRSSESKFVLRMSFFPPSALYDEVMELILPFIDSMERRVIQLMEQAQAEGSVTICDPEDAAVAYMTLTDGILVEMVYGGVASSKRRLKAAWPIFWAGVQASK; translated from the coding sequence ATGAATGCAAAACGCTCGCTTTTGGATACCGCGCTTACCCATTTTGCACGCGAAGGTTATGAAGGAGCTTCCCTGCAAAAAATAGCTGAGGACGTCGGGATTAAAAAACCTTCCATATACGCTCATTTCAAAGGGAAAGATGATCTGTTCCTCTGTTCGCTGAAAAATGCCCTGAAAGAAGAAAAACGGCGGATTGTCCGCTATTTCTTCAGCCGGAGAAACCTGCCGCTGGAAAAAAGCCTTTTCGAGATGCTGGAATTTCTGCAAGAGGAATATACCCGCAGCAGCGAAAGCAAATTCGTGCTCCGGATGTCCTTTTTCCCGCCTTCTGCCCTCTATGATGAGGTCATGGAGCTCATCCTGCCATTCATTGATTCCATGGAAAGACGAGTGATCCAATTAATGGAGCAGGCTCAGGCGGAGGGATCGGTAACCATCTGCGATCCGGAGGATGCCGCGGTTGCTTATATGACGCTTACGGACGGCATTCTTGTAGAGATGGTATACGGAGGGGTTGCGAGTTCGAAGCGGCGGCTGAAGGCAGCCTGGCCTATTTTCTGGGCCGGGGTTCAAGCTTCCAAATGA
- the cls gene encoding cardiolipin synthase: MRKAILTVLVAALSFALYYFGFGFFGKTAGTIVSIFSTMTVVSLGFMIFMENRNPSSTMAWILLLALVPVVGLFFYLLFGQNYFKRRKFDKKAEQDSKIYEKLEEESARGQQGLSEYSPTQQQLMRLSQRLARTPISFSSETKILTNGQETFSTLLHELQKARHHIHMEYYIYRADDIGSRIQQILIEKARAGVHVRFMYDAWGSMQLPKSFLQEMSNAGVKVAAYGSSKAFFLSRVNFRNHRKIVVIDGNVGFIGGLNVGDEYLSRSSTYGFWRDTHMSVRGEAVRTLQTIFLQDWHYMTDEKVTEAEYLSPLRSGHNNGAVQIIPSGPDNDRRVLKNIFFSMITSAQKSVWLATPYFIPDEDILTSLRVAAMSGLDVRILFPAKPDKWLPFLASHSYFPALLDVGVKIYEYEKGFLHSKLLVIDGEVATIGTANMDMRSFHLNFEVNALLVQTDSVQRIMADFERDLSYAKQIMMDKVMKKKISERFLESLARLMSPLL, from the coding sequence ATGAGAAAAGCAATACTGACTGTATTGGTGGCAGCTTTATCATTTGCATTGTATTATTTCGGCTTCGGCTTTTTCGGCAAAACCGCAGGTACGATCGTCAGTATTTTCTCTACGATGACCGTCGTATCGCTTGGTTTTATGATATTTATGGAAAACAGGAACCCTTCCTCAACCATGGCCTGGATTTTATTGCTTGCGCTGGTGCCGGTCGTGGGGCTGTTTTTTTATCTTTTGTTCGGACAAAACTATTTCAAGCGCCGCAAGTTCGATAAAAAAGCCGAGCAGGATTCGAAGATTTACGAAAAGCTGGAAGAGGAGAGTGCGCGCGGTCAGCAGGGACTATCGGAATACAGTCCGACGCAGCAGCAGTTGATGCGCTTGTCGCAAAGGCTTGCGCGGACGCCCATTTCGTTTTCGAGCGAAACCAAAATCCTGACCAACGGGCAGGAGACCTTTTCCACGCTGCTGCATGAGCTGCAAAAGGCCAGGCATCATATTCATATGGAATATTATATCTACCGCGCCGACGATATCGGTTCACGGATTCAGCAAATTTTGATCGAGAAGGCCAGGGCAGGCGTTCACGTTCGTTTTATGTACGATGCCTGGGGCAGCATGCAGCTGCCTAAATCCTTTTTGCAGGAAATGTCGAATGCGGGAGTGAAAGTGGCCGCTTACGGAAGCTCCAAGGCGTTTTTTCTGTCCAGGGTAAATTTTCGCAATCATCGTAAAATCGTGGTCATTGACGGAAACGTCGGTTTCATCGGCGGCCTGAACGTAGGGGATGAGTATTTGAGCCGCAGCTCCACGTACGGATTTTGGCGCGACACGCATATGTCCGTCAGGGGAGAGGCCGTCAGAACGCTGCAAACCATTTTTCTGCAGGATTGGCATTATATGACAGACGAAAAGGTAACGGAAGCCGAATATCTATCGCCGCTTAGGTCCGGGCATAACAACGGCGCCGTGCAGATTATCCCAAGCGGACCCGATAATGACCGCCGCGTGCTCAAAAATATTTTTTTCTCCATGATTACTTCCGCGCAAAAATCGGTCTGGTTGGCTACGCCTTACTTCATACCTGACGAAGATATTTTGACCTCGCTGCGCGTTGCCGCCATGTCGGGCCTGGATGTCCGTATTTTGTTCCCTGCCAAACCGGATAAATGGCTGCCGTTTCTGGCATCCCATTCCTATTTTCCGGCGCTTTTGGATGTGGGCGTCAAAATTTACGAATACGAAAAAGGCTTCCTGCATTCCAAACTGCTGGTTATTGATGGGGAAGTAGCGACGATCGGCACGGCCAATATGGACATGCGCAGCTTTCACCTGAATTTCGAGGTTAACGCGCTTTTGGTGCAGACCGACAGCGTTCAGCGGATCATGGCTGATTTCGAGCGTGATCTCAGCTACGCGAAGCAGATTATGATGGACAAGGTTATGAAGAAAAAGATATCCGAGCGTTTTCTGGAATCGCTGGCCCGCCTAATGTCCCCGCTTTTGTAG